Within the Vespa crabro chromosome 5, iyVesCrab1.2, whole genome shotgun sequence genome, the region aagaaattttcattgaacgTATATTCCACAATAATTATGTTGTTTGAAAACGATTTAATACAATTCCAAGAGCAACCTTTGCATCCTGGAAAGGATCTATTACTTTTGCGTGGCTAATTATTACTGGTTTTTctaaaaaaacttttaatgTATCCCTTGTTTGTtgcaaaaaataatctttttggCTGATTATCTCCAATGCTTTGAAACAACCATCTAAATTCCAATCAATTTTTCCAGCACTTTTATCTTCGCTCTACAATGATATTTATAGACatacaattaaatttatcaactTGATACATAGGGTTAAAGTACTTACCTTTATTAAACCTAAATTTACAAGTAAAGAATTATTCAAAATTGTAATTTGCTTATATTTCACAGCTAATGCAAAGAGCTCTGCATATAGAATATCTGTAAGGATTTGTGCTTTTATTCTTACATCAAAAAATCCACTTCCACATAGAGCAGAAACATTCATAATCACTTTTATAAATTCCTCAATGAACTTTAATTCTGATTgcgtattattatcttttactaaattctaaaaaaatatactaattataaaaattgaaattttgaaaattatattcaaagaataaaagaatgaaaatcaaaCCTTTATATATTCAACAAAAGGCTGTGCACTCtcatattctaataataataaattttcttctgttGGAGATTTTAAGAAATCGGGAacagttattttcttttcaattttttgtattattatagcaCCATTGTCATTTGTATAATCTTCATTCACATtctcatcatcttcatcttcctcatcttcatcctcatcctcattttcattttcatcctcATCTTCGTTTTCATCCTCATCTTCGttttcatcctcatcctcttcctcatcctcaCCATCTTCATCTTCAACACTTTCATCGTCATTTAATGTACCTAATGAATTAATACGTTCAAAATTTGTAAGACATTCGTGCAAAATAGCACGACCATCTGTTCCAAATAAATTGCCATCTAAATGTAAATTAGTCAGTTGCTTTTTATCAGCCATTGCTTGAGCAATTGGCGCAGCTCCCCTTGTATGGATTTCATTAAAACTTAAGTTTAACTCCATAAGGGAAGGATGATTTCCTTTAATTCCTAAAGCTGCTGCTAATATTAAACTACCTTCTGTTTTTAACAAACAGTCTCCAAGATTAAGATGTTCAAGAGCACGAAAATTTGGTAAAATGTTGGCAAGAGCTTGAGCTCCTTGAGGtcctattatattatcattaagatTTAACACACGTAATTTTGGATTAGCAGATAAACCTTTAGCAAGTGCTATAATTCCTGGATGAGTTATACTATTTTGAGGCATTGCAACCTCCTCTAAAGTAGTTAACTTTTTAAATACAGATGCCAAAGCTTCGGCACCTTCATTTTCCAACCGATTTCTTCCAACATCAAATACTTTCAATGCTAATTGTGTTcctgtaattatatttaaaactttgtaaataatcaaaaatccATGTTAGTACTTACATAATGTAGTTAGCACTTACCATCGCGTGAACTATTCTGACAACAGTCCAATAAAGCTTTAGCTAACATTTTACCTCCAAATATACCAAGtccattgttatttaaatgtaattcaCGAAGAGAATAACATGTACTTGAAGTTAAAAAATCTGCTAATCCTTTAATACCAATTGGACCAAAAGCATTATCACTTAACTCTAACTCGGTAAGTTGTGCACCAGCTATACACAAAGAAGTCCCAAGGTATTCTAACGCTTTAGGAATTTCTTCTTTAGAACGACCAGTAAACATATCTTTCCAAAGAGCTCTTTTCAAAGCagctcctttcttttttaaagcttCAGCTATAGCTTTTGCCGCAAGTGGCCCTAATGTGTTACCTTCTAAATTGAAGAATTCTAAATGTGGGCATTCCTCTATCGCTTTAACCACTTCTATTgctaatgaataaaaataaaatatcaacaatttttaaagaaaggagcatttataaaattttaacccAATGTTTCCTTAATATTGgattaagatattataattactccTATTTCCGTAATGTTAGGTTAAGATTTGTAGATATTCCCAATATCTTAACCTCTAAATTATCTTCTAcgaagtaaaaatatataataccatTTTTTTCAGAATCAAGTTTGAGAAATCTTCCTGCAAAAGAAACACcgtttttttcaatattatcctTTAAAGCATCTTTTAATTCGCTTAAGTTGAACGAAGACATGATCTTTTTTAACGTCGAAAACAATCCAAACTTCGTTTTTCGTTCACGttactttttttcaattacgcCTCTgctatacaataaaaaatttatgttattgataaaaatattactaataaatcGTTTACTAATAATtcgataacaaataataagcttttatatacttattatttgttatcgaTTCATATACGTACAGTTTATACGCGccaatacaatatatactcGCGGGAATGTATCATCAATAATTGAACGAACATTTTTTTGAAAGTATCAAAGGTATCAAAGGTTATCATTAACAACAACGTATATATTACTAagtaataaacaattttcaaaattttttatatataacaagtaATATCTAAAAAcatttgttatcatttttgtaaCATGTTGTTCATATTTATGAGATTTCGAATGAAATGTATACAACAGTATCACCAACTGACGAGAGGATTATGTCGATTTCAATTAAGGATCAAGGTTTGGTTTAGAGTAGAAagcaattatattttacattattatttataattatttgatataatttacaatAGTTTACGATAACGAATGAATAAACTagataggaaagaaaatgatagattggcaatttgaatgaaatgtaactaaaaatattttacattgtcTTCTTATATCTCTTAAGGCCTTTTCAGACGAATCGACCTAAGATGTAATACGTTAGTCGTAAAGAAATCCACTAATCAGAGTCGATTCTCACAAAAATAATAGACTCTGATTGGTGGATTTCCTTATGGCTTACATCTATATGTGTCTGAAGATCTTTAATGTTATATACGTATGATATTATGAAAGAGGCCAAGAAGAAAATATGGATAGCGCAAATCTATATAATACATGTTCATCGGTATACGCCCGCAATAGTTGTTCAGGTTTCAGAATCGTAAGTTGCATAGTCCGCTGGTCCGCACTGGTCCGCGGTATTCTACACTTCCGTACATGTGTATCGTGTTTCGTTTGTAACGTATTcggcggcgacgacgacgacgaggacgacgaggacgacgacaacgactacgacgacgattacgacgacgacgatgacgacgatgacgatgacgaaaacgacaatgatgacgatgaaaGTAACAACCGACAAATAGAAggaattgtttataaaacagatatttcgaagaaagaaatatctgtGGTGTAAAGGCGAAATAACGTGGGAGACGCTTCGAACTACGTCCGTTTGATTTGAAGTTGACGGAACTTATGTGCGTATATATCGTTTTACGTCTTGAACAATGCGAAACTGGTGGTTGTTTTGAGTTTAAACTTTTTCCCCAAATAGAGAATGGTCGTAGAGTGTCGTGTACATCGTTAACAATCGGCTACATAGCCGTGCTCAGGATAAGTGTTGAATAGAAATCGTCATTGCTATAGTTAGGGAAATATACAGGACGATGTACAAATGCGCTTAGTCGTTTGAGCTCGTGACGGCGGAATGCAACGAGCTATGTGGAAATGCGATTACCCGCTCTTTTGCATAGAGGACTACGGGTGTTGTGCTTCATCGGGTTGCATCCAGGTATTTTAGGAAGCATCGACCTTGCCCTGTCGAATTCTGTTTTATTTGATCCACGGCGTGCTCCTCGAATCTATCGATAAAAGTCGCTCGCGACTTTTATGCCTAGGAGGAGCATCGTCCTCTCCTTGTTATTCTGCAACCTTCACCGCCCTGACGTGATTTACCCGGTTTGCCCGCCACACGACGGGTTATGTTTCCCACTTTTATAGGGATCCTAGGTGAGTCCTCCTACAAAACTTAATTGCCTTGATTATCGTGAGAAtactttttatagatatatctatatctatatatatatatatgtatatgtatatgtatatgtatatgtatatgtatatgtgtatatatatatatatatatatatataatattcattaacgGATAagttgtcgtttttattttcttatatatttaactaatgatatattaatttacacaTGATACagtttattaataaacaattaatgaATTGATATTTGTGTTTTAATAGCATAGCGTATATACTTTTGGAAAATtcaatcattaattttaataatttttaataccattcttaatatgttattttatcCATATTCTGGATTTTAGGATTAAATCTCAAAGAATTGATGTCTTGTAGTGTcttgatttatatatcatatatctaAAGAATAAGATGATTTTTTATGTCATTTGACTAATTATCtttagaaaagatatatagaaagtACGTATTTTAATTCCTTATAGAGAATAATTTGTTTGGAAAGTTCATTCTCAACATTTCATGAATTAGTTttaattttcgacaattttaaaaataataaatttatttgactttgcaaataattttattactatttacatgataaaaaggaaacatttgttttattgttgttggttTTTTCTCTATGAATTTCTGTTAAATATTTAGGAAAAAATGTTCAATTGTTATCACTAATAATATAGCtgaattgtatgtatatacatatttatataataaatgtgcaactctataattttataaactttattcgttatacttcataaaatattctaacaaAATTGAAGACATTTAATAGTTCTTCAgtttaatttatatgttattaaaaatttattgactTGTTACTGAAGTAagatcaattttaattatgataacagttgttacgaattataatattttgaaatatttaatttgttatatttggTATGTATTAATGAAAGCACTGCTAGTACTTTTtgataaaacaatttaaaaacatttttaactGAGGAGCATTTATTTCttaccttattttttttagacaTACAATCGTGGTGGGAGGTGCCAAGTATAGCACACTTCTGCTCATTATTTAGGGCTGCTTTCAATCTTTTGGACTTTGACATTGAGGTATCTAATTACATGCTACCTCCTAACCATAGGCATTAAATGCATCAGTTACTAGTAATGCTTAAGCTTTCAAGAATTAGTAAATCCTCGTATGTTTCGGTCTTTTAAAACAATTCTTTCTATGCTAAATATTGCTTAATATGATTGATTcacattgtatttattgttgtatatattttaggaTTTAGAAGAAGCATTGTTAACGGATGGAGGCACAGAAGGTCGTTTAGTACAAGaattaatagtaaaattgTTAGAAGGCTGTTTACCTAATGATACTCGCAATGACATTTCtacttttaattatcaaatgtTTCTCCGTAGACTTTTTCGGAAAAAATGTCAGGTAAATATAATCTTTGTgcaattttcaaatttcaattaatattaatttagatTATTTGACAATGTTGttgattgaaatattatttatttatttatttatacaccttgctttctgttttatttttcaagtaatgtttcaatatatttttttttatgtttctgtAGGAATATAAATGTGAAAATCCTTTTAATACCGATGTAGACTTTGAATTATTGCCACTTCGTCAAAAAGTAGAAATATTACGTGCCCTCTGTGACTTCAGACTAGACGCGGAAGACGTAGTATGTATTCATTcatttgtatattaatttattatagaataattaatatagattttgttattatctttgaaattaaatttcatttttaaaaactatctttcaataaaataaattttaatgtttaatgattcaaatattatttattaacaggAGCAATCTTTAAGTAATCTGGACTCAGATAGTCTGCGAGTTGAACCATTGGGTCATGATCGTAAGAATTCTGCTTACTGGTACTTCTACGGCACTCGATTGTACAGGGAGGATTATATTGATACTTCTGTTAGTACCTCATTCAAACAGAGCAGTaaatcaagagaaaaaaaacgtaaaaaacgAAGGAACAGAGTggcgaaaaaggaagaagaagaggaggagaaggaggaaaataatctaatatataaaactgataaagaaagagaaagtgtaTGGCAGGTTGTTTGTTTCACTCAGCAAGATTGGAGTCGTTTGGTTGAAAAATTTCGTGATTCAGTAAGTatgatatattgtataataaaaattcatttttaaattaatttattattaattgtttattacgTTTTTTAGGAGTACGATACTGAACGTAAACTTTATCGTACTCTATCAGAAGATTTTATGCCTGAAATACCAAAACTTTttgatttaaaagagaaacagcAGAGGCGTAAACTTCTACAACGTAATAATTCAAGAGTTCTTCGAAGTCACGAACCTGCTACACAAATGGAAACAGTCATGGTTAGATCAAAGATTAAGACAAAGAATAGCAAAGGAGCAAAGAGAAGTACTCAGAGTACCAAGAATGTTTATGTTAAAGATAAAAGTTCTCCACCGTTAAGTGTCCCACctatacaaaaaaaaggtAGACAGACTAATAATTCATTAGCATCTGCAGTTGGCCAAATTGTTATCCATACTAGAGATGAAGTggaaaatttggaaaaaaagaaagggattaGTAGTCATGGTGATAATTATGTTACTTCTAATTATGGATATAAATATGGATATTCATTTGGAATCGAAGAAGAGGAACGTCGTGTAGGTATGCATAAAGTACTTGAAAGCTTAAAAGACCATGTTGACGTCTGGCCTTTTATTGATCCTGTGGATGAAGAATATGCTCCTAGGTAAACaaggatatataaattatatatttatcattttggatagtcaaatatttacaaaaaaaaataagaaatccaGTATAATACAacacaatattataatatattgtattgaTACAGATACTACAGTGTGGTACGAAGACCAATGGATCTTAGTACAATGGAAGAAAAATTGGAAGGTGGATCTTATAAAAGTATAAGTCAGTTCAAACGTGATTTTCGCCTTATTGTTGACAACTGCAGGCAATATAATGGTTCTGACAATGgttagtatttatatttaatgaattaaaataatgtaatgaaaatatatattaattaatatctttttttttttttttattttttttttgtttctttttttttatttttttatttttttcttttttcttttttattgaattttagaATATACTGAGATggcaattaatttaaaagaagcATTTGATAAAGCAGTAAACCGTTATTTAGAATCTGAAACATCGAGTGATGAAGATCTTTCATCAACAAGATCAGTATCTATATCtccttcatctctttcttatcctttaAATACTACTTCTCCTTCTACGATGCAgcataatgtaaaaaagagcTTAAAGAAGTCAAACAAAAGATCTAAGTCTATTAAATCTGAAACTCGAGCAAAATCAAAAATTAGCTTGgaaattgaagaagaaaagcaaagtaagaatttgaaatttactaaaaaaaagagaggtaagagaaaatctaaaaaaataaaggaagaagatattatagaagaagaagaggaagaaggagaagaagaatatacaGAGATAAAAAACGAGAAGCAGGAACAAGAAATAAAGGGGGAAGAAGCTGACAAAGCATTATCAGATGTTAATGTTGTAAAATCAAAAGGGAAGAAACACATTAATACAAacaatgttttattaaaaaccaAAAAGCTGCCTCCCAAAGAACAAGAACTTAAACgtgcaaataaaaagaacaaacatcaacaaaaaaaagatgcAGAGATTATTCGTTCGGTAAAGGAGGGGAAAAAACGGAAAGAAgattttgaagaaagttatGAACCTTCTATTATTGCAAAAAGTAAGAGtagaaaaattgagaaaaaagaactagaAAATACATTGATAGCAGAAAATACGAAGAAATGCAAATTAAAACGAGTAGAATctcaagataataatacagaaAAATCTTTACATGTtaaggtaaagaaaaatcgtaaaaaggaaaaagatgaggcgaaaatgaatttaaaatcagACGAGGAATTTGACGGAAAGAttcttacgaaagaaaaagagaaagaaaaaaaatcaaaacagAAGACTGAAGAAAATGTGAACAACGGCGAATTAACAGATCTTGTAGATTCCAAAGAACtagaaatagaaacaaatatacaaaagTCAAAACAATTTGATACTTGTAAGAAACTTGCTGCgttagtaaataataaagatttggAGTCACTTGATAGTCTGAAAGATAAGGTAAGTGAAAGACGTcgtgaagaaaaattgaagcatgaaaaggaaaagcagaagaagaaagatattcaGAGTGCGTACTCGAAAAAAGTGCCTTCAAATGGTAGTACATTACATGATGGAGATAAAGTCAATTTAAAGCGGTTGAAATCTAAAAAGGgagtaaaggaagaaaaatcgattgcTATAGGAGACATAAATAAATGTCACAATCATGAAgtaaatgatagtaataaaaaaacaaaaaatacacaAGTTAAACATACCAAAGTATTTGGTAAAGAAGAAAGTTCAGCGATACAGGCCTTGAATCAAGCAACAGAGCAGACGCTTAATgtaagttataaatatttaatgtttagtatgtatatatttatattattaaatttttttttcttgcttataTTTTGTCAAAGTAATTaactttttcttaataataggACATCAATAAATGGCTCGATGATGCACCTCGGCTTTCGGAATTTTCTTCCGGTAGTGATTCACCAGTATTTCATTCCTCTATTGAATCGAATAAATCTGGACCAAAGTTAGAAGCTCCAAGGAAACGACCAAgttctattaaaatttttggaCCACATGGTCCATCTAGACCAAAAAAAATACAGCGTACAATAGATCGTTTACAACCTGGTAAAAGCAagggaaatttattattaaagaaaccattaaatttatcatctTCCAATATTAGTGATACAACAGTCCATCAATCTGCTAGTGATAATGTTCAACCTAGTACAGATGTTAAAGAGGAACCAAAACTTAGTTTAGGAACTGTTTTGAAGAACGCTGATTCAATACAGTTGATATGTAAAGGCTTAGTTTCATCACCAAATcctaatttttcaaatgacgATGAGGAAGAAGATCATACCACAATATCAGTAAATTCAACATCGAATGCtgttgaagaaaaattacCTGCTAACAAGGGGACAATTTTACCATTGACAACAGTCGAAGAAACTAAGGATAGTAATGTTTTTACAGAAGaaattcaaaaacaaaaatccaCAACGCCAAATTTAAGTGCTTGGTTTAAAGCTTTTGGGGCaccaaaatcaaaaaagaaagacgaagaaatagaagaaggtgtgccaaagaaagatggagaaataCAAGAAACGATCTGTAGTAGACCAAGGCGTATGAGCACAGGTGGTAGCAGTTTAAGCGAATCACTTTCTAGCTTCTCTCAAGAATCTCCACCAGGCCGTTGTTCAGGTCGTTCACCGCAAAATCAGCCTGTAGTAACCACAACTGAAACTCAAATACGAGGTGCTGGATTTTATCAGGATGCTTTGTCAACTGGTAGTAGTCCTTATAATAGTCCCTATTATGCCACTCCACCGAGATATAGTGCACAATTACCTCCTACTCCATCACCTCAAAATCAT harbors:
- the LOC124424513 gene encoding mucin-12-like isoform X1 — protein: MFPTFIGILDIQSWWEVPSIAHFCSLFRAAFNLLDFDIEDLEEALLTDGGTEGRLVQELIVKLLEGCLPNDTRNDISTFNYQMFLRRLFRKKCQEYKCENPFNTDVDFELLPLRQKVEILRALCDFRLDAEDVEQSLSNLDSDSLRVEPLGHDRKNSAYWYFYGTRLYREDYIDTSVSTSFKQSSKSREKKRKKRRNRVAKKEEEEEEKEENNLIYKTDKERESVWQVVCFTQQDWSRLVEKFRDSEYDTERKLYRTLSEDFMPEIPKLFDLKEKQQRRKLLQRNNSRVLRSHEPATQMETVMVRSKIKTKNSKGAKRSTQSTKNVYVKDKSSPPLSVPPIQKKGRQTNNSLASAVGQIVIHTRDEVENLEKKKGISSHGDNYVTSNYGYKYGYSFGIEEEERRVGMHKVLESLKDHVDVWPFIDPVDEEYAPRYYSVVRRPMDLSTMEEKLEGGSYKSISQFKRDFRLIVDNCRQYNGSDNEYTEMAINLKEAFDKAVNRYLESETSSDEDLSSTRSVSISPSSLSYPLNTTSPSTMQHNVKKSLKKSNKRSKSIKSETRAKSKISLEIEEEKQSKNLKFTKKKRGKRKSKKIKEEDIIEEEEEEGEEEYTEIKNEKQEQEIKGEEADKALSDVNVVKSKGKKHINTNNVLLKTKKLPPKEQELKRANKKNKHQQKKDAEIIRSVKEGKKRKEDFEESYEPSIIAKSKSRKIEKKELENTLIAENTKKCKLKRVESQDNNTEKSLHVKVKKNRKKEKDEAKMNLKSDEEFDGKILTKEKEKEKKSKQKTEENVNNGELTDLVDSKELEIETNIQKSKQFDTCKKLAALVNNKDLESLDSLKDKVSERRREEKLKHEKEKQKKKDIQSAYSKKVPSNGSTLHDGDKVNLKRLKSKKGVKEEKSIAIGDINKCHNHEVNDSNKKTKNTQVKHTKVFGKEESSAIQALNQATEQTLNDINKWLDDAPRLSEFSSGSDSPVFHSSIESNKSGPKLEAPRKRPSSIKIFGPHGPSRPKKIQRTIDRLQPGKSKGNLLLKKPLNLSSSNISDTTVHQSASDNVQPSTDVKEEPKLSLGTVLKNADSIQLICKGLVSSPNPNFSNDDEEEDHTTISVNSTSNAVEEKLPANKGTILPLTTVEETKDSNVFTEEIQKQKSTTPNLSAWFKAFGAPKSKKKDEEIEEGVPKKDGEIQETICSRPRRMSTGGSSLSESLSSFSQESPPGRCSGRSPQNQPVVTTTETQIRGAGFYQDALSTGSSPYNSPYYATPPRYSAQLPPTPSPQNHPLSPAYPSPASYEQTPIYPQIPSQTSQVYQKSSPQENSSEAYRQLSPTFPQCSPQNNFPQSSSQNEPYPQQISSNNQTQSAGYSQHSPQPLHPVYSQTSPQAPSNYSQPSPQQSTTPKYSQPSPQQNSSINYSQNSPQATSNFSHPSPQQQHSPYSQSSPQASSNYSRPSSPQQHSSFSQSSPQQSSVYSRTSPQPPPVYSQQPTQSPHFSQPSPQTHSNNFSQPSPQPIPPYSQPSPKPQNFSQSSPQQIQTFSQHSPQTPPAYSQSSPQAQVSYSQPSPQNNSYSQPSPQQPPNYSQPSPQQPPNYSQPSPQQAPNYSHPLHSPQTPPNYSQLSPQQQAAAISYPQPSPQSPHVYSQPSPQQKSVCTSQQQSTTYLQSPPQQATNYAQSQPPKAPEDYTSNTIASSSYAQNFKQTHPYLQSPTLSVNESERRQEFLKSNNSDKTSPEEQRNFIVQPESSMNLNANHQIYQPSNQFPTAYPNNFSNSDMQRSSSRHSNQEPSQQQSQHQQQQQPQQTLQERPNFTDLSDSVGVQKYTQQRPFLSKNASTGDQIQAQDQSQLIAFQQNLTTHESLYQTGFQPSGYPITNSRPVYHSPHYFDASSKAASGGTSNTTSGNLPPVKKRVYNESPNEPSRALPQESTIRPGQEQFIFDPMIALSQPEAVSASQFESVFVGSLADSVATSPAYARLGLGLVSRTNKEQQLLTIPRPPPAKPEHLAYARSPVSGTAELDLNLLQSIQSAAAKNTSGILSMSRRVGETTGPPAPVTTRTKKSKKSKQQQQEQPNVTALPSTVSGDQQASGSISNFSQYSGTPGDIGLKNTSVIPPGGSAFNFAAPTSTTTSSSPFYDKDASAAAAAFAFLDEFRNTNSYYSMALRQQQQQQQQQQQVAPVTDTVQSSCNKLSNQSPRNYPPHPFLHSAQRSAAYGPHVSAYVPPHGPNLTVDPAAYQQYIHSLYALQPPHHHRPSWL
- the LOC124424513 gene encoding mucin-12-like isoform X2, with protein sequence MFLRRLFRKKCQEYKCENPFNTDVDFELLPLRQKVEILRALCDFRLDAEDVEQSLSNLDSDSLRVEPLGHDRKNSAYWYFYGTRLYREDYIDTSVSTSFKQSSKSREKKRKKRRNRVAKKEEEEEEKEENNLIYKTDKERESVWQVVCFTQQDWSRLVEKFRDSEYDTERKLYRTLSEDFMPEIPKLFDLKEKQQRRKLLQRNNSRVLRSHEPATQMETVMVRSKIKTKNSKGAKRSTQSTKNVYVKDKSSPPLSVPPIQKKGRQTNNSLASAVGQIVIHTRDEVENLEKKKGISSHGDNYVTSNYGYKYGYSFGIEEEERRVGMHKVLESLKDHVDVWPFIDPVDEEYAPRYYSVVRRPMDLSTMEEKLEGGSYKSISQFKRDFRLIVDNCRQYNGSDNEYTEMAINLKEAFDKAVNRYLESETSSDEDLSSTRSVSISPSSLSYPLNTTSPSTMQHNVKKSLKKSNKRSKSIKSETRAKSKISLEIEEEKQSKNLKFTKKKRGKRKSKKIKEEDIIEEEEEEGEEEYTEIKNEKQEQEIKGEEADKALSDVNVVKSKGKKHINTNNVLLKTKKLPPKEQELKRANKKNKHQQKKDAEIIRSVKEGKKRKEDFEESYEPSIIAKSKSRKIEKKELENTLIAENTKKCKLKRVESQDNNTEKSLHVKVKKNRKKEKDEAKMNLKSDEEFDGKILTKEKEKEKKSKQKTEENVNNGELTDLVDSKELEIETNIQKSKQFDTCKKLAALVNNKDLESLDSLKDKVSERRREEKLKHEKEKQKKKDIQSAYSKKVPSNGSTLHDGDKVNLKRLKSKKGVKEEKSIAIGDINKCHNHEVNDSNKKTKNTQVKHTKVFGKEESSAIQALNQATEQTLNDINKWLDDAPRLSEFSSGSDSPVFHSSIESNKSGPKLEAPRKRPSSIKIFGPHGPSRPKKIQRTIDRLQPGKSKGNLLLKKPLNLSSSNISDTTVHQSASDNVQPSTDVKEEPKLSLGTVLKNADSIQLICKGLVSSPNPNFSNDDEEEDHTTISVNSTSNAVEEKLPANKGTILPLTTVEETKDSNVFTEEIQKQKSTTPNLSAWFKAFGAPKSKKKDEEIEEGVPKKDGEIQETICSRPRRMSTGGSSLSESLSSFSQESPPGRCSGRSPQNQPVVTTTETQIRGAGFYQDALSTGSSPYNSPYYATPPRYSAQLPPTPSPQNHPLSPAYPSPASYEQTPIYPQIPSQTSQVYQKSSPQENSSEAYRQLSPTFPQCSPQNNFPQSSSQNEPYPQQISSNNQTQSAGYSQHSPQPLHPVYSQTSPQAPSNYSQPSPQQSTTPKYSQPSPQQNSSINYSQNSPQATSNFSHPSPQQQHSPYSQSSPQASSNYSRPSSPQQHSSFSQSSPQQSSVYSRTSPQPPPVYSQQPTQSPHFSQPSPQTHSNNFSQPSPQPIPPYSQPSPKPQNFSQSSPQQIQTFSQHSPQTPPAYSQSSPQAQVSYSQPSPQNNSYSQPSPQQPPNYSQPSPQQPPNYSQPSPQQAPNYSHPLHSPQTPPNYSQLSPQQQAAAISYPQPSPQSPHVYSQPSPQQKSVCTSQQQSTTYLQSPPQQATNYAQSQPPKAPEDYTSNTIASSSYAQNFKQTHPYLQSPTLSVNESERRQEFLKSNNSDKTSPEEQRNFIVQPESSMNLNANHQIYQPSNQFPTAYPNNFSNSDMQRSSSRHSNQEPSQQQSQHQQQQQPQQTLQERPNFTDLSDSVGVQKYTQQRPFLSKNASTGDQIQAQDQSQLIAFQQNLTTHESLYQTGFQPSGYPITNSRPVYHSPHYFDASSKAASGGTSNTTSGNLPPVKKRVYNESPNEPSRALPQESTIRPGQEQFIFDPMIALSQPEAVSASQFESVFVGSLADSVATSPAYARLGLGLVSRTNKEQQLLTIPRPPPAKPEHLAYARSPVSGTAELDLNLLQSIQSAAAKNTSGILSMSRRVGETTGPPAPVTTRTKKSKKSKQQQQEQPNVTALPSTVSGDQQASGSISNFSQYSGTPGDIGLKNTSVIPPGGSAFNFAAPTSTTTSSSPFYDKDASAAAAAFAFLDEFRNTNSYYSMALRQQQQQQQQQQQVAPVTDTVQSSCNKLSNQSPRNYPPHPFLHSAQRSAAYGPHVSAYVPPHGPNLTVDPAAYQQYIHSLYALQPPHHHRPSWL